The Algoriphagus halophilus genome window below encodes:
- a CDS encoding LOG family protein encodes MSNTDEQNHEDRIRQAFKERDWNEIKSSDSWVIFKVMSEFVEGFEKLAKIGPCVSVFGSARTPRDHQHYKMAEEIAAKLVRHGYGVITGGGPGIMEAGNRGAHSEGGKSVGLNIELPFEQFNNIYIDRDKLLTFDYFFVRKVMFVKYSQGFVVLPGGFGTMDEFFEALTLIQTNKIGRFPIVLVGKKYWTGLLDWIKNTILENNYINEEDLELFSIVEDATEAVKVIDDFYSKYLLSPNF; translated from the coding sequence ATGAGCAATACGGACGAACAAAACCACGAAGATAGAATCCGACAGGCTTTTAAAGAACGGGATTGGAATGAAATCAAAAGTTCTGACTCTTGGGTGATTTTTAAAGTGATGTCAGAATTTGTGGAAGGATTTGAAAAACTGGCTAAAATTGGACCCTGTGTTTCTGTATTTGGTTCCGCTAGAACTCCTCGTGATCACCAGCATTACAAAATGGCCGAAGAAATTGCAGCCAAACTAGTCCGACACGGATATGGAGTAATCACTGGTGGTGGCCCAGGAATCATGGAGGCTGGAAATAGAGGGGCCCATTCTGAAGGAGGAAAATCTGTAGGATTAAATATTGAGCTTCCTTTCGAACAATTTAACAACATCTACATAGACCGAGATAAACTTTTAACTTTTGATTACTTCTTTGTCAGAAAAGTAATGTTTGTAAAATATTCTCAAGGGTTTGTGGTACTTCCTGGAGGGTTCGGTACCATGGACGAATTCTTTGAGGCCTTAACCTTAATACAAACCAATAAAATCGGAAGATTTCCCATTGTTTTAGTAGGAAAGAAGTATTGGACAGGATTGTTGGATTGGATCAAAAACACAATTTTGGAAAATAATTACATCAATGAAGAAGATCTAGAGCTTTTCAGCATAGTAGAAGATGCTACAGAAGCTGTTAAAGTAATTGATGATTTCTACAGCAAATACCTTCTTAGTCCTAATTTCTAA
- a CDS encoding M24 family metallopeptidase, which yields MKRRDFINLSAMSAGVSMMAGGIACESKEVNHLNISPLEQLSSRTTDIQPITVEERKSRIAKAQDLMNGIGMKAILLDGGTSLDYFTGIKWGGSERPMVALIPASGEVSYVCPGFEEDRLKELIKIGNRVYPWQEDESPYLQIKQALSDFGITSGDVGMEERVRFFIVDGLKNVAPSLNLISADPVTIPCRLIKSPAEIALMQRATEITIEAMSLGLTFLREGGSPSDFSSAVAQAHQKMGAQHAFALANFGEASAFPHGSIQPQILKKGDVVLIDCGCEVEGYNSDISRTIVFGAEPTARQQEIWDLEKEAQAAGFAAAQLGATLGEVDAAARKVITDAGFGPGYQLPGLPHRTGHGIGMDGHEWGNAVKGNSLVLKPGMCFSIEPNISIVGEFGVRHEDCVYMTESGPKWFSQPSPSISQPFA from the coding sequence ATGAAAAGAAGAGATTTTATCAACCTATCTGCAATGAGTGCTGGAGTCAGCATGATGGCCGGCGGCATCGCATGTGAATCTAAAGAAGTCAACCACCTAAATATATCTCCGTTGGAACAACTCAGCTCAAGAACTACCGACATTCAACCGATTACTGTAGAAGAAAGAAAATCAAGAATAGCCAAGGCTCAGGACCTAATGAATGGCATTGGTATGAAAGCCATTTTACTCGATGGCGGCACTTCTTTGGATTATTTTACAGGAATCAAATGGGGAGGTAGTGAACGACCGATGGTTGCTCTGATTCCAGCATCTGGTGAAGTAAGCTATGTTTGTCCAGGTTTTGAAGAGGATCGATTAAAAGAACTCATCAAGATTGGCAACCGAGTTTATCCTTGGCAAGAAGATGAAAGTCCTTATTTACAGATTAAACAAGCCCTAAGTGACTTTGGAATTACCAGCGGAGATGTAGGAATGGAAGAGAGAGTCCGCTTTTTCATTGTAGATGGATTGAAGAATGTAGCCCCTTCCTTGAACCTAATCAGTGCAGATCCAGTGACGATTCCTTGCCGCCTCATCAAATCTCCGGCAGAGATCGCCTTGATGCAAAGAGCCACAGAAATCACGATTGAGGCAATGAGCCTCGGTTTAACCTTCTTAAGAGAAGGTGGGAGCCCATCAGACTTTTCCTCTGCAGTAGCACAGGCTCACCAGAAAATGGGAGCTCAACATGCATTTGCTTTAGCCAACTTTGGAGAAGCATCTGCTTTTCCACACGGAAGCATACAGCCCCAAATCCTTAAAAAAGGAGATGTAGTCCTTATAGATTGCGGGTGTGAAGTAGAAGGATACAATTCCGATATCAGTCGGACCATCGTATTTGGAGCAGAGCCTACCGCTAGGCAACAAGAAATTTGGGATTTAGAAAAAGAAGCTCAAGCAGCTGGTTTCGCAGCGGCCCAACTAGGTGCCACCTTAGGTGAGGTAGATGCAGCCGCAAGAAAAGTAATTACCGATGCAGGCTTCGGCCCCGGGTATCAATTGCCAGGATTGCCACATCGAACAGGACATGGAATTGGAATGGATGGCCATGAATGGGGGAATGCTGTGAAAGGTAATTCGCTAGTCCTCAAGCCTGGAATGTGCTTTAGCATAGAACCAAACATCTCCATCGTTGGGGAGTTTGGAGTAAGACACGAAGATTGTGTTTACATGACAGAATCTGGTCCAAAATGGTTTTCTCAACCGAGCCCTTCAATCAGCCAGCCATTTGCTTAA
- a CDS encoding LytR/AlgR family response regulator transcription factor — protein MRAIVIDDERLARKELITLLNQLESVEVVGEAVNVDDAKEKIDQLNPDVIFLDIQMPEKTGFELLEELDQVPHVIFTTAYDEYALKAFQVNALDYLLKPIEPKRLEEAINKLSTKIEGGSKKEEVSYSDNQKKLTLDDQVFVKDGDRCWFVRLSNVRLFESDGNYIKVYFDNFKPMIHKSLNALDERLDEKSFFRASRKHIINLGWVEGIEPWFNGGLVVTLKGGDRIEVSRRQAARFKEMMSL, from the coding sequence ATGCGAGCAATTGTAATAGATGATGAAAGACTGGCTCGAAAAGAGCTGATCACCCTTTTAAATCAATTGGAAAGTGTAGAGGTAGTCGGAGAAGCTGTGAACGTGGACGATGCCAAAGAAAAAATTGACCAACTTAATCCAGATGTGATTTTCCTAGATATTCAAATGCCAGAAAAAACAGGCTTTGAATTATTGGAGGAATTGGACCAGGTACCTCATGTGATCTTCACTACTGCCTATGATGAATATGCCTTGAAGGCCTTTCAGGTGAATGCACTAGACTATTTATTAAAACCTATTGAGCCTAAAAGACTCGAAGAGGCAATTAATAAATTATCAACCAAAATTGAAGGCGGGTCCAAAAAGGAAGAAGTCTCCTATTCCGATAATCAGAAAAAACTTACGTTAGACGATCAAGTATTTGTCAAAGATGGTGACAGATGCTGGTTCGTTAGACTTTCAAATGTCCGATTATTTGAATCAGATGGTAATTACATCAAAGTATACTTTGACAACTTCAAACCGATGATTCATAAATCATTAAATGCTTTGGATGAACGATTGGACGAAAAGTCCTTCTTCAGAGCCAGTAGAAAGCATATCATTAATTTAGGATGGGTTGAAGGGATAGAACCATGGTTTAATGGAGGCTTAGTAGTTACCTTAAAAGGAGGTGATAGAATTGAAGTAAGTAGAAGACAAGCAGCACGATTTAAGGAAATGATGAGTCTTTAA
- the uvrA gene encoding excinuclease ABC subunit UvrA, producing MSQSTSNQEEFIEIFGAREHNLKNLDLKIPRNKLVVVTGLSGSGKSSLAFDTIYAEGQRRYMESFSAYARSFLGGLERPDVDKINGLSPVIAIEQKTTSKNPRSTVGTVTEIYDFMRLLYARAGEAFSYLTGAKMIRQTEDQIIEQLFSNFANKKLYLLAPVVKGRKGHYRELFEQIRKMGFSKVRVDGVVLDMVPKMQVDRYKIHDIEIVIDRIVAEESDRFRITQSLKSALQHGKGVMMVRDEEGEIHHFSKYLMDPETGLSYDEPAPNNFSFNSPYGACPTCNGLGIKEEITRESIIPDPNLSITRGGIAPLGEYRDIWIFKKIEAILKHYKCSMSSPIKDLPEEVVEILLNGDKMEVAVDSVKYPGTKWHTTFEGIINFLQKYQEGSSDKIQEWVSEFTTTQICPDCDGYRLKKESLHFKIDDKHIGQLAVMDIRGLGEWFEGLEDRLTDKQNIIASEVLKEIRKRIGFLLDIGLDYLSLNRPLRTLSGGEAQRIRLATQIGTQLVGVLYILDEPSIGLHQRDNVKLIKALQNLRDLGNSVLVVEHDKDMMLESDFVLDMGPGAGRHGGHVVASGSPKEVLSSSGTTAKYLQGKLGNAIPEVRRGGKGKELVLQGASGNNLKNVDLRLPLGTMICITGVSGSGKSTLIHETLYPLLSQEFYRSKKEPMPYKSIDGLKELDKVIEVDQSPIGRTPRSNPATYTGVFSDIRKLFTELPEAKIRGYKPGRFSFNVKGGRCEDCEGAGMKLIEMDFLPDVHIPCETCKGKRYNRETLEIRFKGKSISDVLDMTVEQAVEFFENQPKILRKISTLNDVGLGYITLGQHATTLSGGEAQRVKLATELSKKDTGKTFYILDEPTTGLHFQDIDLLMLVLNRLVDKGNTVLIIEHNMDVIKMADYIVDLGPEGGNKGGTIVDQGTPEHVAKNPKSHTAKFLRLELNN from the coding sequence ATGAGTCAATCTACTTCTAATCAAGAAGAATTTATTGAGATTTTTGGTGCCAGAGAGCATAATCTAAAAAACTTAGACCTTAAAATTCCACGAAATAAATTAGTGGTCGTAACAGGACTGAGTGGAAGTGGAAAAAGCTCCCTAGCTTTTGATACGATTTATGCGGAAGGCCAAAGAAGGTATATGGAGTCATTCTCTGCCTACGCAAGATCTTTTTTGGGAGGCTTGGAGAGACCTGATGTAGATAAAATCAATGGGCTTTCACCGGTAATTGCCATTGAGCAAAAAACCACCTCCAAGAACCCACGGTCTACCGTCGGTACCGTCACGGAAATTTATGATTTTATGCGTTTGCTCTACGCAAGAGCTGGAGAGGCATTCTCCTACCTGACCGGCGCAAAAATGATTCGACAAACCGAAGATCAAATTATAGAGCAGTTGTTTTCAAACTTTGCCAACAAGAAACTCTACTTATTGGCCCCTGTGGTCAAAGGACGTAAGGGACATTACCGAGAGCTTTTTGAACAGATTCGAAAAATGGGCTTTTCCAAAGTTCGGGTAGATGGAGTAGTGTTGGACATGGTTCCCAAAATGCAAGTGGACCGATACAAAATCCATGATATTGAAATAGTCATAGACCGTATCGTTGCAGAAGAATCAGATAGATTTAGAATCACTCAATCCTTGAAATCTGCATTGCAACATGGGAAAGGTGTCATGATGGTTCGTGATGAAGAAGGTGAAATCCATCATTTCTCTAAGTATTTGATGGACCCTGAAACTGGCCTTTCTTACGATGAGCCTGCCCCAAATAACTTTTCTTTCAATAGCCCCTATGGAGCTTGCCCTACCTGTAATGGCTTAGGTATCAAAGAAGAAATCACTCGTGAAAGTATTATACCTGACCCAAACTTGAGTATTACCAGAGGAGGTATTGCTCCCTTGGGAGAATATCGGGATATCTGGATTTTCAAAAAAATCGAAGCAATACTCAAGCATTACAAATGCTCCATGAGTTCCCCGATTAAAGATCTTCCCGAAGAAGTGGTAGAAATTTTACTCAATGGGGATAAAATGGAAGTGGCAGTAGATTCTGTCAAATACCCTGGGACCAAATGGCATACTACATTTGAAGGAATCATCAATTTCCTCCAAAAATACCAAGAAGGTAGCTCCGACAAAATCCAGGAATGGGTCAGTGAGTTTACCACCACCCAAATATGTCCAGACTGTGATGGATATCGCTTGAAAAAAGAATCTCTTCATTTCAAAATCGACGACAAACATATCGGTCAACTTGCCGTCATGGACATTCGTGGGCTGGGTGAATGGTTTGAAGGCTTAGAAGACCGACTTACAGATAAGCAAAATATAATCGCAAGTGAAGTCTTGAAGGAAATCAGAAAACGCATCGGTTTTCTTTTGGATATCGGCTTGGATTACCTTTCCCTTAACAGACCATTAAGAACCTTATCGGGAGGAGAAGCTCAAAGAATTCGATTGGCCACCCAGATAGGTACACAGCTCGTTGGTGTTCTTTACATATTAGATGAACCTAGCATTGGTTTGCACCAACGTGATAATGTCAAACTGATCAAGGCTCTTCAAAATTTACGGGACCTAGGTAATTCTGTTTTGGTGGTAGAGCATGACAAAGACATGATGTTGGAGTCTGATTTTGTCCTTGATATGGGGCCAGGTGCAGGTAGACACGGAGGACATGTAGTTGCTTCTGGCTCTCCTAAAGAAGTCTTGAGTTCTTCTGGGACTACAGCAAAATACCTCCAGGGCAAACTTGGAAATGCTATCCCGGAAGTAAGAAGAGGGGGAAAAGGAAAAGAATTGGTACTTCAAGGTGCCTCAGGTAATAACTTGAAAAACGTGGATCTTAGACTTCCGCTGGGTACAATGATCTGTATCACCGGAGTTTCCGGGAGTGGGAAAAGTACTTTAATCCATGAAACTTTATACCCTTTATTAAGTCAGGAATTTTATCGCTCTAAAAAAGAGCCCATGCCTTATAAAAGCATTGATGGGCTAAAGGAACTGGATAAGGTTATAGAAGTGGACCAATCCCCGATTGGCAGAACCCCAAGATCCAATCCTGCTACTTATACCGGAGTATTTTCGGATATACGTAAATTATTTACGGAGCTCCCAGAAGCCAAAATCAGAGGTTATAAACCGGGTCGTTTCTCATTCAATGTCAAAGGAGGAAGATGTGAAGATTGTGAAGGTGCAGGGATGAAATTAATTGAAATGGACTTCTTGCCAGATGTGCATATTCCATGTGAAACCTGCAAAGGAAAAAGATACAACCGAGAAACCCTTGAAATTAGGTTTAAAGGAAAATCAATCTCCGACGTGTTGGATATGACCGTTGAGCAAGCGGTAGAGTTTTTTGAAAACCAACCTAAAATTTTGAGGAAAATCAGCACCCTCAATGATGTAGGCTTAGGCTATATTACCTTAGGTCAACATGCCACCACACTTTCTGGAGGAGAGGCACAGCGTGTAAAATTGGCAACAGAATTATCTAAAAAAGATACTGGGAAAACCTTTTATATTTTGGATGAGCCAACCACTGGACTTCATTTTCAGGACATCGATCTGTTGATGCTTGTTTTAAACAGATTGGTAGATAAGGGTAATACAGTCTTGATCATTGAACATAATATGGACGTGATCAAAATGGCCGATTACATTGTGGACTTAGGTCCAGAAGGAGGTAATAAGGGTGGAACGATTGTAGATCAGGGCACCCCAGAGCATGTTGCAAAAAACCCAAAAAGCCATACAGCCAAGTTTTTGAGGTTAGAATTAAATAACTGA
- a CDS encoding sensor histidine kinase has translation MNRFSLYWILQIIGWGSFASINIFFASLSSGSLTPAQIWAFITLSAFYLLSSHLLRYIVKTYEWFKLELPQLLLQVLLALLALSLVTTIAQIFINLGFGILNPKEDFRFLIISANLFLSFLFYALWFLCYFLFHFLDNYNNSLKYEAKINEIRLNHLKSQLNPHFIFNALNSVRALVDEDPVKAKSAITRISNILRFSLMMDKKQVIEFADELATVKDYLALESIRFEERLEVIYNIEEDAYSYKIPPMMLQTIVENAIKHGISNLVKGGLIEIKCREGIDDDLYIQVKNSGRLITPPTLKTKREGGHGLSNTLQRLKLIYGEKGTLRIFNSGTQFVITEIKIPKQRVNLE, from the coding sequence ATGAACAGATTTAGTTTATATTGGATTCTACAGATCATAGGCTGGGGATCCTTTGCTTCCATCAATATTTTCTTTGCCTCTTTATCCAGTGGCAGTCTTACGCCCGCACAAATTTGGGCCTTTATTACTTTATCCGCTTTTTACTTATTATCCAGCCATCTTTTAAGGTATATCGTCAAGACCTATGAATGGTTTAAATTAGAATTACCCCAACTACTCCTGCAAGTATTGTTGGCACTGCTGGCCCTAAGCTTAGTAACTACCATCGCTCAAATATTTATCAACCTTGGTTTTGGAATTTTGAATCCAAAAGAAGACTTCAGGTTCTTAATTATTTCTGCTAATCTATTCCTAAGCTTCTTATTTTATGCGCTGTGGTTTTTATGTTACTTTTTGTTTCATTTCCTTGATAATTATAACAACTCATTAAAATACGAGGCCAAGATCAATGAAATTCGATTGAACCACTTGAAAAGTCAGCTGAATCCTCATTTTATTTTCAATGCCTTAAACAGCGTTCGGGCTTTGGTAGATGAAGATCCTGTAAAAGCCAAATCTGCAATTACCCGAATTTCCAATATACTTCGCTTTAGCCTTATGATGGATAAAAAGCAGGTGATTGAATTTGCTGATGAATTAGCGACTGTAAAGGATTATTTGGCATTAGAAAGCATTAGATTTGAGGAGCGCCTGGAAGTAATTTACAACATCGAAGAGGACGCTTACAGCTATAAAATCCCTCCCATGATGCTTCAAACCATTGTGGAAAATGCAATCAAACATGGCATTTCCAATTTAGTCAAGGGAGGACTCATTGAAATAAAATGTAGAGAAGGAATCGATGACGATCTCTACATCCAAGTAAAAAATAGTGGCAGGTTAATCACCCCTCCTACCCTAAAAACCAAACGAGAAGGCGGACATGGTCTCAGTAACACCCTGCAGAGACTCAAACTCATTTATGGAGAAAAGGGTACATTGCGTATCTTTAACTCAGGAACCCAGTTCGTTATCACTGAAATTAAAATCCCAAAACAAAGAGTTAACTTAGAGTAA
- a CDS encoding lytic transglycosylase domain-containing protein: MSQKKLIPIYALVVLSLGLAIYAVFKTSPSTTSFLNPVASEGVLQSMPRPSRDSLMLFDIPSQLSFAGEEVPLNIPDVKERLEREIYVNAYWQSNMILLMKRSSKFLPEIEAILKENGVPDDFKYLAMAESGLMNVASPAGAKGFWQFLSSTGKEYGLEISKDVDERYHLQKATVAASKYLKKAHQKFGDWTAVAASYNMGQTGFARRQTEQLQQNYYDLYLNDETSRYMFRILAFKVIFENPGEFGFHLRASDFYQNPEMKTVSVSSDIKNLASWAKNEGSSYKELKLYNPWLRDKNLNVRRGKSYEIILPK, from the coding sequence ATGTCCCAAAAAAAACTAATTCCAATTTATGCGTTAGTAGTCTTGTCTCTTGGACTCGCTATATATGCAGTATTCAAAACCTCCCCTTCAACCACATCATTCTTAAACCCTGTCGCAAGTGAGGGAGTACTTCAGTCCATGCCCCGCCCCTCCAGAGATTCTTTGATGTTGTTTGACATTCCATCACAACTTTCTTTTGCGGGAGAAGAAGTCCCACTGAATATTCCGGATGTAAAAGAAAGATTGGAAAGAGAAATATATGTGAATGCTTATTGGCAGTCAAACATGATCCTTTTGATGAAACGATCTTCCAAATTCTTGCCGGAAATTGAAGCGATCTTAAAAGAAAATGGAGTGCCAGACGATTTCAAATATTTGGCCATGGCTGAATCGGGATTGATGAATGTAGCTTCACCTGCAGGAGCCAAAGGCTTTTGGCAATTTCTTTCTTCGACAGGGAAAGAATATGGCTTAGAAATTTCCAAAGATGTAGATGAACGATACCATCTTCAAAAAGCCACGGTGGCGGCAAGCAAATACCTTAAGAAGGCCCATCAAAAATTCGGTGACTGGACTGCAGTGGCTGCAAGTTATAACATGGGACAGACGGGCTTTGCAAGAAGACAAACCGAGCAGCTTCAACAAAACTACTATGACCTGTATTTGAATGATGAAACCAGCAGGTATATGTTCAGGATTCTAGCCTTTAAAGTGATTTTTGAAAATCCAGGTGAATTTGGCTTCCATCTTCGAGCATCTGATTTTTATCAAAACCCTGAAATGAAGACCGTTTCGGTATCTTCAGATATTAAAAACCTAGCTAGTTGGGCTAAAAACGAAGGAAGCAGCTATAAAGAATTGAAACTGTACAACCCTTGGCTAAGAGATAAAAACTTAAATGTAAGGAGAGGTAAATCTTATGAGATTATCCTTCCTAAATAG
- a CDS encoding YkgJ family cysteine cluster protein yields the protein MNLEEKSLAVLKVFKELEEEAKQFTSGSGLSCLTGCGACCANPQIPASALEFLPLAFDFFNKGLAETILSLIESGDDQGNCIVYRTNSISGKMGYCTNYVNRGMICRLFAASARKNKYGQKDIIICKTLKEQKQEAYLAVTKRINEDLPIPSASKFYMYLEEIDESLCKQLPINQAIAFALELVLRFKYYQQEVDLTT from the coding sequence TTGAATCTCGAAGAAAAGTCTCTGGCCGTATTGAAAGTTTTCAAAGAGCTAGAGGAGGAAGCAAAGCAATTTACTTCCGGGAGTGGCTTAAGTTGTCTTACAGGATGTGGCGCTTGCTGCGCCAATCCCCAAATTCCAGCTTCAGCATTGGAGTTCCTACCCTTAGCATTTGATTTTTTTAACAAGGGCCTGGCAGAAACCATCCTAAGTCTTATTGAGTCTGGAGATGACCAAGGTAATTGTATCGTGTACCGAACCAATTCCATTTCAGGTAAAATGGGATATTGTACCAATTATGTAAACCGAGGGATGATCTGTAGGCTTTTTGCTGCATCTGCCAGGAAGAACAAATATGGTCAGAAGGATATTATCATTTGCAAGACTTTAAAGGAACAAAAGCAGGAAGCATATTTGGCTGTTACAAAGAGAATAAACGAAGATCTACCGATTCCAAGTGCTTCAAAATTTTACATGTATTTAGAGGAAATTGACGAATCTCTTTGCAAACAATTGCCGATAAACCAAGCCATAGCCTTTGCACTGGAACTAGTGTTGAGGTTTAAATACTACCAACAAGAGGTCGACCTGACTACTTGA